The following are from one region of the Equus przewalskii isolate Varuska chromosome 21, EquPr2, whole genome shotgun sequence genome:
- the PET117 gene encoding protein PET117 homolog, mitochondrial has translation MSRTSKAVLGLSVVLTAATVAGVHLKQRQDQQRLRDGVIRDIERQNRKKENIRLLGEQIILTEQLEAEREKMVLAKGSQKT, from the exons ATGTCGAGGACCTCGAAGGCAGTGCTGGGCCTCTCGGTGGTGCTGACGGCGGCCACCGTGGCCGGCGTGCATCTGAAGCAGCGGCAGGACCAGCAG AGGCTTCGTGACGGTGTGATCAGAGACATTGAGAGACAAAAtcggaaaaaagaaaacattcgtCTTTTGGGAGAACAGATTATTTTGACTGAGCAACttgaagcagaaagagagaagatggtaTTGGCAAAAGGATCTCAAAAAACATGA